tgctgttgcctcacagcaagaaggtcacaggttagaatccgacttgcagcctttctgtgaggagtctgcgtgttctccccgtgccggcgtgggttctctccaggttccccccccccccccccaaccaaaaacatgcagcttagttgaattggttacactaaattgtccataggtgggAGGAAATCAGaaaacccaagcagacacggggcaaacatgcaaactctgagGCTGGATCAGAAATCAAATCCACAGTGATGTGTGTCCCCCAGAAGATAATAAGATACTTCCTAAGTGAGGCCAAGGAGCTGTCaacatgtttttatgttgttgttgcatcATATATAACATGTAATAATGAtgtgtatatttaaataaaatctgataaAAGATCTCTGGGAGATCCGAGTCGTGCTTTTGTACATAGTAATAAATACAAGGATACAGACTAAATCCTATCATAACTCCACTAAAtatgattgattatttttttaattgacccAAATAACTTTATTATCACACTTTAGAGATATTcacaacaatgtaaaaaaaaaaaatagcgcTATCTGATTGTTAACAGTTAATAATCGTAACTTGTGACACGTTTTGTTTCTATAAACAGAGAGAATATTTATCACAACAATTATTGATCTCATATTTCTGTGTATGACACCGCAGCCTGCATATGTGTGAAGTGTTAAGATTAAGAGCTGGCCGGGTGCTCTCCAGAAACGGGCTGCatacaggaagtgatgatgatgatgatgatgatgatgatgatgatgatgatgatgatgatgactctgGTGAGCTAATTAAGGCCTGGTATGTAACACATGTTGTGAGCCAGTTGTTTGCTGAAGACAACGCAGTGCAGGGACTTTGCTCACTCGGTATTTGTATTGTTCTGTGAATCAATTTGTTTCTCCACTAAAGCAAATGAAGTGAAAACATTGCTCGGTTAGACATGAGAAATAAAGTTGCAGTACTTACACGCCAGACCTGAAAACAGAGCGCTTGGTAAAATGAGGGCGGGGCGCCCTTGAAAGCTGTTCGACCATGCTGTGCGTCATCAGGACTAAAAGGAAATCACTTTTGCAGATATTTTGTGTTGTATTATGCACCACTTTGCTGCTTTGCTTCGGTCGGCCGCCTCCGCTTTCAAATGCTAGAGATCTCTGTCTGCTTGCTCGGAAAAACCTCTGCGCTCTGGTTGGAACTAAAATACAgctttgaaatgcatttaagtGCTGGGATGCTGAACGGAAGGCTGGAACTGTGAAAACAAAAGGTCGTaagaagaaagagacaaaaaaaaaagagtccaattCATTACTAAATATTCTCTATATTCTCCTTTTTCTATAAAGGAAACGTTGCTTTTGGAATCATCTCAATTCTTGCTTTGCCACTGAGATCTGCACTTCTAATTGATGCCTGGTGAGAAGAAGCTCGAGTCAAGAATAATAAATCCCTTTACAACACTGCCCCTCAGTGGGGATTTAGTCTAATACCCTCAGCCGTTCCTCCTCCTGTACCTGTGTTTCATGAAAGTACAGCACTGAATGTTTTTCAGACTTCCTCTCCAAACATAGCTGCCTGAAGCCTAATGGTTTGTCTTCCTGGTCATCTTGAGTCTACAATAGTTTCCTTCCACTCGCCTCCAGCTCAGGTGAGTGGCGCTTTGGGACATTTACATTCAATCAGTGGATCTGCAGAGAAAGCCACCAGGTGGCTTCGTATACAGAGAGCAAGCCCATGGACGGCTGCTGCTGGGATACAAACTGGGACTTACTCAACCCCAGTGGTGTGATGATGAAAAGCCATGCaatgtgcaaaataaaagtgaaacacttttgtccctttttttttttgtcccagaTCACTTTGGTTCTTCCTCAGGTGCCCGACTCATCTACCAAATTTCATCAAATCCTCTCAAGTATTTTAAGTGATTCAGATTCGAAGAGCAGCTTTTCATAATTCAGTGATGTCATTCTGGATGGATAGAAGGGAAGGGGAGAAGATCAGTGTCAAACTTTTCCTTGTTACTTATGATAAATATTCAACTTGGaaatttttttgtttgcttcgaTTTGACTTTCTCCAGTAAATGCAAGGTTCCAATTCCCCGGTTACTTCACACTACTCTGAaccacagagtgtgtgtgtgcatgcatgtgtgtgtgtgtgtgtgtgcttgagagACACTGACTGACAAACACTTCTTGACCACGTGTGACTCTTTATTTCATTGGTTCCATTCCAAAAGAAGATACTGCTACACATCTATCAGCAAAGAAGACTACAAGTTAGtaaaaagttgttgttgttgttgttgttttcctttccaAAGATTAATCACGTCTTCTTATAAACATTCAGGCAATGCAACAgtcttaaaatacaaaaaaaatagaaatacattaTCGCTGTACACAAGGACCAGCATCATACTTTGACCACAACACTGTTATGTGAATACGTGTGTTCAggtaatttgttttattgaaagCTCTCAGATTCCACAGCATTGGATTATGGTGGGGGGAGGGATGGCTGGGGCTCACAAAGGGGTCAAAGGTGAGTGTGTCTTGGTCATGTCCACCAACACggtgaggtgtgtgtgcattcaaAGGCACATCCACGGGTTCAAGCTGCACTGTGCGAGCGTGTTCATGTATGTCTGCAACCAGTATCTTGCTAATACTTTATAACTTTTATTTGTGAGGTGGTGGGGCCTACAGAAAAAAcactgtgggttttttttttctctctccatacATCCCAGAGCAATATATGCACCTGCTTACGATCTTCCAAACATTTGAGAATTCACATTTACAGATAAGGCACAGCAAATGATGCAGGAGCTGTTGAGATAAGCAAGCCCGAGACGGTCAGAAGCTTTGTGATCACTTTAAGGCTAACCACACATTGCATTTTAATTCTTGCTGATGAGTCCCAATCCAATTAGTCATTATTTAGATAAATGCATGAGGCAGTGTGGGCACTTTCCCTTTACTCCCTTGTGTTTGTGAGGTTGGATCAACACCGAAATCATAATTAGAATTTGCATGAATCCTCTTCTAGACAGTAAAACAGCTGTTCTGCACATTATGCACACGATCAGACACGCAACAGGGCATTGTGTACGGGGGGGTCGCCCATagttgtttgtttctgtctggaTTGGACAGCATGTAATGAGTATTGTGTTTTCTTGTTAACGTTATATCGTCCCATAAAATCAAGTATAAAGATTTTGTCACAGTCGGTCAAGGAGGCCTGTTTTCATTGATGAGCGCggtttcttttattgtctcaGGTCCAACAATGCTACGTATGTGCTGATGCGGCGTGATCTTTATCGCCCGGACGCTTGTTTGTACAGCACCAATAGAGAGGATTTGGCCCGAGGTCGCTGTTATAGTTCATTCTCTAGTCTGGGTCAGAATGGGCCCTGCTCGCTACAACGGACAGCCAGTCACATTTCTACCTCAAGCCTccaaaacataaatgtaaaatgcagaGAATCACAATGAAAAAGACATTCAAGGCGTTGTGGTCTggttttagtttgtttttcctcactCACTCAGCTCTGGCTGTGCTacatgatatatttatatatatatataaacatgaaaTGCTCTGAAATTGATGCACATCTCTCTTCATTGAAAGAATCCCGTGTAACTTGAAGCATAGACGAGGTCTTAAGAGGGTAGCGCAGTTTAAAACCTCTGAATGTGCAAAAAAGGCACGCTCTTCTCAACCTGAAAATGGACTTCTTCCTCCAAAGAGCTTCATACCTTTAAATGTACGGGCACTTAGTTGTGtgatttgtgcatgtgtgcagccGCTCACATGCACCGCATTCTGCTTTTACAGCAGTTTACATGGGAATAAAAGTTGGTGCCTAGCTACAGCAAATGTACTAATTGGCAGAAACACAAGAAtattgtacccccccccccccccgtgccgtCAGCCCCATGTAAAAGACCTAACCCTCCATTTAAACTCTTTCAGTAGAAAAAGATGCTTCTAAAAATCGACATCGATTTTCATCAAGTATAAACATTTACCTCTACCGGTACATGTGTCCTTTCcacattttttgaaaaatatatGAACACgatacaaaataaatcctgtactCCTCCCCTCTTTAACCAGTACTTTTTATATTCCACACATTATGTAGCATAATTGTTTTAAGCTTTTAAATCTGTCCCTGTTGACTTTTCATCCCTTGGTTTTTGACCTTTCTGTTTGAGAGTTGTCTTGAGTtagaagcgtgtgtgtgtgtgtgtgtgtgtgtgtgtgtgtgctctgtagatgtgtgtgttcttgctcaggttcatacagtgaGATCGTCTGACCTGGCCCTGCTGCTGGCTTTGCTCATTCGGCTCAGTGGTCTGGTGTCTTCTATCGTATCCATGGCCTCCATTCCTGCCTGTGGTGTAGCGGTGCCCTCCCTGTTCAACACCTCTTctacctcctcatcctcatccgcAACCCCCTCCAGCTTCTCTGCTTCCACTTCTGCCGGCTGCAcctcctcagcctcctcctcgCACAATGTCACCCCCTCTGTCTCAGTGGTCTGGGCATAAGAGGGCAGAGTCTCATCGTACACCTGAGAGAGGTCCTCCATTGGAAGCACCTCATCCATCTTTTCCTCTAGCCCATGAAAGGGTGGGGCTCCTTTCCCAGCCTCCATGCCCACCTCAGCGAGCGGGTAGAGGTGAGTAATGGGGGgagctttctcctcctccagtagCCTGTAACCCCTTGCCCTCTGCAGGGAGGGCACGGCCAGGGAAGGCAGGCTCTTCCCTTGTGGCGGTAGAGGTGCGGTGGCCTCTCCTTGGGCCGGGGCTGGCGCTGGCTTGCGAAAGACAAAGCGGATCTTCTTCAGGCCCAGGTGGCTGATCTCCACAaagttgagaaagagagagacacaggcCACAGCCagcatgaagatgatgaagacagTCTTCTCTGTGGGGCGAGACACAAAGCAGTCCACGGTGTTGGGGCAGGGCCAGCGGCTGCATTTGTACAGCGGCAGGATGCGGAAGCCATACAGGAAGTACTGGCCCACCACGAAGCCCACCTCAAACAGTGTCTTGAAGATGATGTGGCAGATGTAGGTCCTTAACAAGGTGCCCTCCAGTCTGAACTTCTTGCTTCCCTTCGTGCTCGTCTCCTTGGTGGTGCGGACGCTTCCCTGGTCGGGTGCCAGAGGGAGACGCTCCTCGCTCAGCTCCTGCTGCCGGCTGAGCTCTGCCTCCTCACGCTCCTTACGCTTCTCCTCCATGTGAACATGGTGCACAGCATGGCCCACGTACACCAAAGACGGCGTGGACACAAAGATGATTTGCAGCACCCAAAGACGGATGTGGGAGATGGGAAAGGCCTCGTCGTAGCACACATTCTCGCATCCAGGCTGCTGCGTGTTGCACACGTAGTCAGACTGCTCATCGCCCCACACAAATTCCGCCGCTGTGCCGAGGATGAGGATACGGAAAATGAAGAGCACCGTGAGCCACACCCGGCCGATCACCGTAGAGTGCTCGTTAACTTCCTCTAAAATGTTACCCAGAAAGCTCCAGTCACCCATGATCGGTCCGTAGCACTACAAAATGAACGGTGGGGTAGGAATGGACATGGAAGGTGTAGATAGACAGGAAGGGTGGGGTAGGCAgggacagacaggggggggggggggtgccaaaTGTAAGAAATTTAAAATGGCTAAACTCAAAAAGTCACAATTTGCATGTTCAAAACCGTAATAATTGAAAACATCTAAAGAGGGACATCAAGTCTGTTACAGCAAGATTCAAAATCATGAGTCAattatgaaattacatttattaacaATTAGTTGATTTAGCCTTTTAGAAGTCTCCTTCTCAATGTGAACAACATAAAACATGCATAAAACGTTAAAAGTAGTTCAAACTCTAGCTCTTTGCAAAATACCAAACAGCAACTTTGGATTAAAATTCCTTCAACGAGGTGACGATTTGGTAGATCGTCCCTCTTCTGTAAAGCATGATGGAGGCTAAAAGTAATCAAATGGACAACTTGCCACAGCTGCGGCTCCGGCGAGGTTGAGTCCTGTCCCGTTCTCTCGGCACCCTGCAGGGAAAAGTGAACTTTGTTCTGCCCTCCACCCCGCCTAAAGCCCCGTCCTTGTCGCCCCACTGAGCAGATGTGAATGAATCCGCTCTGATGGTTGGTTTTTAGTTTGCTGCAATATTTAAGCTTGGAGCCAGACGGCCTTTATTTGCTGGGCGACGTGTGGTGACGCAGGAGACAATAGGATCAACAGAGCCAGAGCGAGGATGTATGGGAGCAGGCCTCAGGCTCCCACACCAACATGGACGCTGCACCGCCGGGGCACCGAGTGCACTCCAGAGCTCCATGCATGCAACTTCCTCACACATACTGTACGTCCTCTATGTGGaagcacacagcagcatgtgtcCCCTCCAGCTGCCGTGTCCGCCATTAGAGCCATGAATGACAAACTAACGCTAAGTTTATGTCCTCACACTGACCTCATACTGTGAAAAAACTCTCATGTTAAaagaaatgttacattttctgATTTTGGTGGCAGTGGTTTAATTCTAATTGTATTTAATTCTCTGAAATGCTGCTTCTGCAGTTCTGTTCAGCGTATTCGTTTGTCAGCTCGTCAATAAATGGGTAATGGATGATTATGTATTATTCTTCCTTTTCAATACTGCACATGCTGGCTCAGTAACTAGAATAGTGGTTTACTATTAGAACTGGATTTAAAGAGCGATTCAATTAAAGGATTGCACAAAAACGTTATTAATTTTTTCAATTTGCGCAACTCCGTTCCTTTcgaacaatctaatttcagaatgttattatttttccatGATGTCACAACTATAAAACGAACAGAAACCAGTATTGGTTTAATctattagaaaaaataaaatatagtaaTAATTCACAGAAACGTGCTTTTTTCGAATACTTTTTGGCAAACAACTTCAAACAGGATAATATCCAGTAACCATGTACAACATATTTGATGTATTTCTCAGCTGGTCAGGTGAGGTGATCTCATGTTGCATCTTATTAATGGTCATATCCATCAATCACTGACCAACACTCGTTACTCCTTTTTTGGATATGTTTCCACTCTACTCATCATGTTACAGCCAACCCTCGCTGTCTCTCAACCAATAGCATTCGCTGacctggatgacatcacagggggtCGAGCGGCCTCCACACTGAACACAGATTTTCACAGATGTGTGAGACGCTACTGTATCTTTCTGTTTTAAACATCCCATAATCACTCATTCTCCCCTGGATGGCCCATGTGATCTGCCCCTGGTGTTGGGAGGATAGAAGCTCAGGGCAGGCATCAGGCTTGGGGGGACCAGGGGACTCCCTTTAAAGAGCTATGTGTTTGGTATAGTTGCATGCTAAGCCCTAGCCAGGGCTCATGAATGGCACTAGGATTTCACACAAAGACATGATGTCATGATGCAGGGTGCGGGCCCTATTAAGCATGTGCAGTGAGGCGTGGGGCCAGATTAGACTTTAGGAGCAGGACACCAACTGGCCGTTAATCAGAATGCTAACGCGATAACAAACATATCGTACTGTGATCTGCCTATGGAGCGATGGTGCCACAGGCTTCCTGCTCCCTGGGCCTTTgaaagacaggaagtcagacttTTGTATCAAATCATTGTGCTTTGATTTATCACAtgaattttaatgttaaatctcGCCGACTTCGGCAGGGATTTGATCCTCCAGCTCAAATCTCGCTGAGAAAAACGCTTGCCaggacagcaagaaggtcacaggtttaaaTCCGACtcgcggcctttctgtgaggagtttgcatgttctccccgtgtctgcgggggttctctctgggttctccgacttcctcccaccaccaaaaacatgcaaattggttacactaaattgcccacacagtgtatgtgtgtgtgaattattgtctgtctgtgtgcggccctgcgatgaactggcggcttgtccagggtgtaaccccgcctctcgcccgttgactgctgggattggctccaggacgacccgcgacccggttaCAAACAAAGCGGTTCGGATGATGAATTCATGAATGGATTGTTTTACACACCTATAAATAGCTAGAATGTAATTTATCAGTTGGATGCTAATACTGTATTGGGATTTATTGGGATGCTATTGAATGTTAGCATTGTCATCCCAACTTGATAGACTCAATAAACAATCCAGTTTACTTCCCACACATCTCTTCAAATAGGTATTCACACACTTGTAGGCATATATTTATAGTTTGTATATATAAACGAACGAATGCTGAGATCACATTGCAAACTAGGTTTGCAACAACCCTGACACCAACCGGCTACAGCAACCTCCAAGGGTCCAGATCAAATCCCCAACAGGTTCACACGATGAGAAAGCACATTCCAGAAGAGGGCAGCACAGGCTGCAGTAGCTTGCTGTACACACTGTATTTAGCTGATTCAGCTTTTATAGCAATATAGTGTAAATATCAGGGAAAGCCATAACAAGTTACttcaaaagcatttttctttttttaattctactTCATTCACCACCATTAAGCTCTGTGACTTCGGATAGTTTTCAAGTTCAGTTTAATGTCTGGAGGTCTGAAGGATCACATGTATCCTcagtagaataaaaaaaagagagaaaacagccCTCCATGAAAAATAACATGACAGAAACCACACAGTTACAAACCCCGTATAAAAATCTCTGCAGCAAAGCTCTaataacaaagaaaaggaaTACATTAAGGAAAATAATTAAAGTTCTGGAGTGGCTGAGACAGTCCGGTCTGAATCCCTGGTGGTTCAGCACTAAAGCGGTGCAGAGTGACACCACAATGTTCTCAGAGACAGGTCTCCAGTTTCCATAACCTCATTGccttattaaattaaatgcggAGAAATTGCCCTTTCAGGGATCAATAAATTGTTGAATCTGAATCATTTAAAGCTATCATATCATGTTCACCCACACCTTTGTTCAGTTAAAGTTTGAAGACCATCAGCTCTTTACTTCAAATAGtatctattattatttatttgtatttatttgtgcagcCTTTCTTCTCGGTCGTTTTCGTCGCTCGCTCTTTGAAGCTTCGCAGGAATTGCTTGTGTCCCACATGCCATCGTCTCACATGCTCAGAAGGAAGGCATTCACAGCAGGTTCATAGGGACGCCATCAGCATCACCTGCCCCAACAGTTGCAGCATGACCTGAGGGCAACACTGAGTCCGGTGACATAGCAGAACGCGAAGACCTCAATGGCGTCGGGCTTAtgtctgcagacagagacacgttgTCCCGGGACACGCACAAGTCCATATATATTTGTGCCTAATTGTGCGAGTCCCACCATTTCTCTTACTTTCTAGAATGCAGATTTGGGGCATCAAGGTGCCAGAAGCTCAGCAGCAGCGTTCTGTGCTGTGCTAACTTCCTCTAACATTCTCCTGCAGCAgtttctcatttcctctgagAACCCGGTGGTTTCTTTCCTGCGTTGGTGAGAAGGTTTGCGAGCGTTCACGAAGTTTATTGAGCAAACAGCAATGACGCCGCAGCCACTCGATGTGAGAGCAGCTCCCAGAATCCGCATTACGGAGGCTTAAATTCACAATCAAAGAGGCTCCACGTCTGTTCCCAGGCCATAGTATTGTGTTCTTGAGGGCTGAATTCTTGTCATCCCGCTGGACTGGGGTTCTGCCATTGAATTTGGACCGACCCACTGTCCCTCTTGTGTTCAGCCGCGCACGCGGACAGTAGTCTCATGGGACGAGGTCATTAATAGTTTGGACGTGTGAAACCAGGCCTTTTGAGCAAACTTTACTGCAGGAACTAACACATAAAAACACTCACGTACATTACACTTTCAGACGTGGTAAAGAAGTTTGGGgctttttgtgaatattttTCACCGGCTATTGTATGACAGTTTGTTGGAGAGTTAAATGCAGATTGTTGTAAAGATTATAAAACAGCAGCGTGTTAAACGGTGAGAATATTACTACCTGCATTCCTGTTATAGCAa
This genomic stretch from Brachionichthys hirsutus isolate HB-005 unplaced genomic scaffold, CSIRO-AGI_Bhir_v1 contig_919, whole genome shotgun sequence harbors:
- the LOC137914844 gene encoding gap junction alpha-8 protein-like isoform X3 translates to MGDWSFLGNILEEVNEHSTVIGRVWLTVLFIFRILILGTAAEFVWGDEQSDYVCNTQQPGCENVCYDEAFPISHIRLWVLQIIFVSTPSLVYVGHAVHHVHMEEKRKEREEAELSRQQELSEERLPLAPDQGSVRTTKETSTKGSKKFRLEGTLLRTYICHIIFKTLFEVGFVVGQYFLYGFRILPLYKCSRWPCPNTVDCFVSRPTEKTVFIIFMLAVACVSLFLNFVEISHLGLKKIRFVFRKPAPAPAQGEATAPLPPQGKSLPSLAVPSLQRARGYRLLEEEKAPPITHLYPLAEVGMEAGKGAPPFHGLEEKMDEVLPMEDLSQVYDETLPSYAQTTETEGVTLCEEEAEEVQPAEVEAEKLEGVADEDEEVEEVLNREGTATPQAGMEAMDTIEDTRPLSRMSKASSRARSDDLTV
- the LOC137914844 gene encoding gap junction alpha-8 protein-like isoform X2: MGDWSFLGNILEEVNEHSTVIGRVWLTVLFIFRILILGTAAEFVWGDEQSDYVCNTQQPGCENVCYDEAFPISHIRLWVLQIIFVSTPSLVYVGHAVHHVHMEEKRKEREEAELSRQQELSEERLPLAPDQGSVRTTKETSTKGSKKFRLEGTLLRTYICHIIFKTLFEVGFVVGQYFLYGFRILPLYKCSRWPCPNTVDCFVSRPTEKTVFIIFMLAVACVSLFLNFVEISHLGLKKIRFVFRKPAPAPAQGEATAPLPPQGKSLPSLAVPSLQRARGYRLLEEEKAPPITHLYPLAEVGMEAGKGAPPFHGLEEKMDEVLPMEDLSQVYDETLPSYAQTTETEGVTLCEEEAEEVQPAEAGMEAMDTIEDTRPLSRMSKASSRARSDDLTV
- the LOC137914844 gene encoding gap junction alpha-8 protein-like isoform X1, encoding MGDWSFLGNILEEVNEHSTVIGRVWLTVLFIFRILILGTAAEFVWGDEQSDYVCNTQQPGCENVCYDEAFPISHIRLWVLQIIFVSTPSLVYVGHAVHHVHMEEKRKEREEAELSRQQELSEERLPLAPDQGSVRTTKETSTKGSKKFRLEGTLLRTYICHIIFKTLFEVGFVVGQYFLYGFRILPLYKCSRWPCPNTVDCFVSRPTEKTVFIIFMLAVACVSLFLNFVEISHLGLKKIRFVFRKPAPAPAQGEATAPLPPQGKSLPSLAVPSLQRARGYRLLEEEKAPPITHLYPLAEVGMEAGKGTLPSYAQTTETEGVTLCEEEAEEVQPAEVEAEKLEGVADEDEEVEEVLNREGTATPQAGMEAMDTIEDTRPLSRMSKASSRARSDDLTV